A part of Melittangium boletus DSM 14713 genomic DNA contains:
- a CDS encoding ABC transporter permease codes for MNSRRMKISRVAAEEWRALVRNRVAMIASLTLAALLVTSALLGVEQRNATEATRARYQATADEAFDAQPDRHPHRMVHYGQFVFRPLSALAFFDPGVDGFTGNTVFLEGHRQNSANFSEARQSSLLLRFGQLTPAFVLQTLAPLLIVFLAFGAVAREREQGILRLLLAQGLRPFELAAGKLWAYAGVVAAIAAPALLVLAAAALAGWAPPVPSLLMVSGYLVYLSIWAVAALLVSLLVRRSRDALIVLVAAWMGGVILAPRILPELAVARIPTPTRIETDVAIHHELKQIGDSHNPEDPYFSEFKAKTLARYGVEKVEELPVQWAGLVGMEGERLTSGLFDRYAREAFAREAEQNRLVRRFGVLSPLIAVRQLSMSLAATDTESHQDFLEQVERHRYAFVQALNLMQVTKIPNRNAGADPRISADHWKTLPSFTYQRPDVLLLAGDRIRDNLLVLVCWLAALLVGCGLAARRLGEATR; via the coding sequence ATGAACTCCCGACGCATGAAGATCTCGAGGGTCGCCGCCGAGGAGTGGCGGGCCCTGGTGAGAAACCGGGTGGCGATGATCGCCAGTCTCACGCTCGCGGCCCTGCTGGTGACCTCCGCCCTCCTGGGGGTGGAGCAGCGGAACGCCACGGAGGCGACCCGGGCCCGCTACCAGGCGACGGCGGACGAGGCGTTCGACGCCCAGCCGGACCGCCATCCGCACCGGATGGTGCACTATGGGCAGTTCGTCTTCCGGCCCCTCTCGGCGCTGGCCTTCTTCGATCCGGGGGTGGACGGCTTCACCGGCAACACGGTGTTCCTGGAAGGCCACAGGCAGAACAGCGCCAACTTCAGCGAGGCGCGGCAATCCTCGCTGCTGCTGCGGTTCGGCCAACTGACGCCAGCCTTCGTGCTGCAGACCCTGGCGCCGCTGCTCATCGTCTTCCTCGCCTTCGGTGCCGTCGCGCGAGAGCGCGAACAGGGAATCCTGCGGCTGCTCCTGGCCCAGGGGCTGCGGCCGTTCGAGCTCGCCGCGGGCAAGCTGTGGGCCTATGCCGGCGTGGTGGCCGCGATCGCCGCGCCGGCGCTCCTGGTGCTGGCGGCCGCGGCGCTCGCTGGCTGGGCGCCGCCGGTCCCGAGCCTGCTGATGGTGTCCGGCTATCTCGTCTACCTGTCCATCTGGGCGGTCGCGGCCCTGCTCGTGTCGCTGTTGGTGCGGCGCTCCCGGGACGCACTGATCGTCCTGGTCGCGGCCTGGATGGGCGGGGTCATCCTCGCGCCCCGGATCCTTCCCGAACTCGCGGTGGCGCGGATCCCCACGCCGACGCGCATCGAGACGGACGTGGCGATCCATCATGAACTCAAGCAGATAGGAGACAGCCACAATCCGGAGGACCCCTACTTCTCCGAGTTCAAGGCGAAGACCCTCGCCCGATACGGCGTCGAGAAGGTCGAGGAGCTGCCGGTCCAGTGGGCGGGGCTGGTCGGCATGGAAGGCGAGCGCCTGACGAGCGGACTGTTCGATCGCTACGCGCGAGAAGCCTTCGCGAGAGAGGCCGAGCAGAACCGGCTCGTGCGCCGATTCGGGGTGCTCAGCCCGCTCATCGCCGTGCGCCAGCTCTCCATGAGTCTGGCCGCCACCGACACCGAGAGCCACCAGGACTTCCTGGAGCAGGTGGAGCGGCACCGCTACGCCTTCGTCCAGGCGCTCAACCTCATGCAGGTGACGAAGATCCCGAACCGGAACGCCGGAGCGGACCCCCGGATCTCCGCCGATCATTGGAAGACGCTACCGAGCTTCACCTACCAGCGGCCGGACGTGCTCCTGCTCGCGGGCGACCGGATCCGGGACAACCTCCTGGTTCTGGTCTGCTGGCTGGCGGCCTTGCTCGTCGGTTGCGGCCTCGCGGCCCGGCGTCTGGGGGAGGCCACGCGATGA
- a CDS encoding ABC transporter permease — protein MNVWKAELRLLFRAPLSAGALLLLLLLTSLSVAAGLAATARQEAIIERVEAAQRMDLASVTREHGKPDGDAGSAAYYTFHLTTDPPSPLAFAALGQRDVQPYVLRVRLLGLQSQLYESETLSPELALPGAFDFAFVLTYLAPLVIIALMHDLVSGEREAGRLRLLVSLPASGRGVWGRRGVLRYLLVLGALLVPLGVGAAISRAPVTGTFAIALAAALYGAFWWGLALLVAAWGRSSAANGAALMACWIVLTLLAPALANAVISRSIPVAQGVDLTLAQREQVHRAWDIPKEETFRAFFVKHPEWRDTPPVLGRFHWKWYYAMHEVGDEGVSTEVADYRRRLTARDVWTARLGWVLPAAAVQTLLHRAADSDLLAHLAYQGSIEEFHTRLRDFYYPYLFQERPFQKADFEQLPLYQPRPSSASIPGSPMLGLLVLAALVSGAAVRGVRTLSSSAARE, from the coding sequence ATGAACGTCTGGAAAGCGGAACTCCGATTGTTGTTCCGGGCGCCGTTGAGCGCGGGTGCGCTCCTGCTGCTCCTTCTCCTGACGTCCCTGTCCGTGGCGGCCGGCCTCGCGGCGACCGCTCGGCAGGAGGCCATCATCGAGCGGGTGGAAGCCGCTCAGCGGATGGACCTGGCCTCGGTGACCCGGGAGCATGGCAAGCCCGACGGAGACGCGGGCTCCGCCGCCTACTACACGTTCCACCTCACCACGGACCCTCCGTCGCCCCTGGCCTTCGCGGCGCTCGGCCAGAGGGATGTGCAGCCCTATGTCCTGCGGGTGCGGCTGCTGGGCCTGCAATCGCAACTCTACGAGTCCGAGACCTTGAGCCCGGAGCTCGCGCTTCCAGGCGCCTTCGACTTCGCCTTCGTGCTGACCTACCTGGCTCCGCTGGTCATCATCGCCCTGATGCATGATCTGGTGTCGGGCGAACGCGAGGCGGGCCGGCTCCGGCTCCTGGTCTCCCTACCGGCCTCCGGTCGTGGGGTGTGGGGACGTCGCGGCGTCCTGCGCTATCTGCTCGTCCTGGGCGCCCTGCTCGTGCCGCTCGGGGTGGGCGCCGCGATCTCCAGGGCCCCGGTGACGGGGACCTTCGCCATCGCCCTGGCGGCGGCGCTCTATGGGGCATTCTGGTGGGGGCTGGCGCTTCTTGTCGCCGCTTGGGGCCGGAGCTCGGCGGCCAATGGCGCCGCGCTGATGGCATGTTGGATCGTGCTGACCCTGCTGGCGCCCGCGCTGGCCAACGCCGTCATCTCCCGCTCCATCCCCGTGGCCCAGGGAGTCGACCTGACCCTGGCCCAGCGTGAGCAGGTGCACCGCGCCTGGGACATTCCCAAGGAGGAGACCTTCCGTGCCTTCTTCGTCAAACATCCGGAGTGGCGCGACACGCCGCCGGTGCTCGGTCGCTTCCATTGGAAGTGGTACTACGCCATGCACGAGGTGGGCGATGAGGGAGTCTCCACCGAGGTCGCGGACTACCGACGGCGCCTGACGGCCCGCGATGTGTGGACCGCCCGGCTCGGCTGGGTCCTACCGGCGGCCGCCGTCCAGACGCTCCTCCACCGCGCCGCGGACAGCGACCTGCTGGCGCATCTGGCCTATCAGGGCAGCATCGAGGAGTTCCACACACGGCTTCGCGACTTCTACTACCCGTACCTGTTCCAGGAGCGGCCATTCCAGAAGGCCGACTTCGAGCAGCTGCCCCTCTACCAGCCCAGGCCGTCGAGCGCCTCTATACCGGGCTCGCCAATGCTCGGGCTGCTGGTGCTGGCGGCGCTCGTCTCCGGCGCCGCCGTCAGGGGAGTACGGACCCTGTCATCGTCCGCGGCCCGGGAATGA